One Neosynechococcus sphagnicola sy1 DNA window includes the following coding sequences:
- the lgt gene encoding prolipoprotein diacylglyceryl transferase — MLTYPELSPIALKLGPLTIHWYGLMYLLGFLSGWVLLQVRIKSLKLNWTVDQLSDLVIYLILGVVFGGRLGYVLFYDFLVYLQHPLKALAIWDGGMSFHGGLIGVIVAISLYGRKNQRKFFEIADFIVPVVPIGLGTGRIGNFINGELWGKVANLPWAMQLPCADSRFVRYCNGATTGYSLPKHPSQLYEFFLEGIVLFTVLWCFSHKPRPRMAVSGLFALLYGVFRFIVEFVRLPDVQLGYLAFGWLTMGQVLSLPLILIGMLLLGLAYSRKNNRLRQTSTSQN; from the coding sequence ATGCTGACCTACCCTGAACTTAGCCCGATCGCCCTCAAGCTAGGACCTCTTACCATTCACTGGTATGGGCTGATGTATCTGCTTGGCTTTCTAAGTGGATGGGTGTTGCTGCAAGTTCGCATCAAGTCCCTCAAATTAAACTGGACAGTCGATCAATTGAGCGATTTGGTCATCTATTTAATACTGGGCGTAGTTTTTGGTGGGCGATTGGGGTATGTGCTGTTTTATGATTTCCTCGTCTATCTTCAACATCCATTGAAAGCTTTGGCAATTTGGGATGGTGGGATGTCGTTTCATGGCGGGTTGATCGGGGTCATTGTTGCGATCTCTCTTTATGGACGCAAAAATCAACGCAAGTTTTTTGAGATTGCAGATTTTATTGTACCTGTGGTGCCGATTGGGTTAGGAACAGGACGCATTGGTAACTTCATTAACGGAGAATTATGGGGAAAGGTTGCTAATTTACCCTGGGCAATGCAACTTCCCTGCGCTGATTCTCGCTTTGTGCGCTACTGCAACGGTGCAACGACAGGATATAGCCTTCCCAAACATCCCTCTCAACTGTACGAGTTTTTTCTAGAGGGTATTGTTTTATTCACGGTGCTATGGTGTTTCTCTCATAAGCCTCGACCAAGAATGGCAGTATCAGGGCTGTTTGCCTTACTGTACGGAGTCTTCAGATTTATAGTTGAGTTCGTTCGCTTGCCGGATGTTCAACTGGGTTATTTGGCGTTTGGATGGCTCACAATGGGTCAGGTGCTATCGCTCCCTTTAATTTTGATAGGAATGTTACTTCTTGGTCTTGCCTATAGTCGTAAAAACAACAGATTAAGGCAGACATCAACAAGTCAAAATTGA
- a CDS encoding YidH family protein, which yields MFGIVVIALAAWRYNQVFWQIEREDYHPNRILIWLLTGVVMVLGALSVPLVLWRDRVNNAPNPTSKNSQF from the coding sequence GTGTTTGGAATTGTTGTCATCGCTTTAGCTGCATGGCGTTATAATCAAGTCTTTTGGCAAATTGAGCGAGAAGACTATCACCCGAATCGTATTTTGATTTGGTTACTAACAGGAGTCGTTATGGTTTTAGGGGCACTCAGTGTTCCTTTAGTTTTGTGGCGAGATCGTGTCAATAACGCTCCTAATCCAACATCCAAAAACTCTCAATTTTGA
- a CDS encoding YidH family protein: protein MTRRSKIDRIREHQANERTFLAWLRTSLALIGFGFVIARFSIFLRQLQATVTQQEPAQRPVF, encoded by the coding sequence ATGACCAGGCGCTCTAAAATCGATCGCATTCGAGAGCATCAAGCCAATGAACGGACATTTCTGGCGTGGCTGCGAACGTCGCTTGCGTTAATTGGGTTTGGGTTTGTGATCGCTCGTTTCAGTATCTTTCTCCGCCAGTTGCAAGCGACAGTGACTCAACAAGAACCTGCACAGCGTCCCGTTTTTTAA
- a CDS encoding ArsR/SmtB family transcription factor — protein MTLPPSALAPVADYFKVLSELSRLQVLCSLKSGSKNVTEIMEETGLGQANVSKHLKILAQAGILSRTPQGVSVYYEIAEPFIFDLCELVGDRLSIRLSEQSQQLKQLEGLRKPAKVETGRRNSKIGAKEV, from the coding sequence ATGACACTACCGCCTTCTGCCTTGGCTCCAGTTGCCGATTACTTTAAAGTGCTGTCCGAACTCAGCCGTTTGCAAGTGCTGTGTTCCCTGAAGTCAGGCTCGAAGAATGTCACCGAAATTATGGAAGAAACCGGATTAGGGCAGGCGAATGTCTCAAAGCACTTGAAGATTCTCGCGCAGGCAGGGATTCTTTCCCGCACACCTCAAGGAGTCAGTGTCTATTATGAGATTGCCGAACCGTTCATCTTTGACCTCTGTGAATTGGTGGGCGATCGTCTCTCAATTCGGTTGTCCGAGCAGTCTCAACAACTCAAACAACTAGAAGGACTGCGAAAGCCTGCAAAGGTTGAGACAGGCAGGAGGAATTCTAAAATAGGAGCCAAAGAGGTATAG
- a CDS encoding rhodanese-like domain-containing protein: MNFFGFNRSQSLQTNTLQTIDAQTLKQWLDQQTVILVDVREADEYATGHIPGATLVPLSTFDPKQIPQSQNQKIVLYCRSGQRSTMASQKLLKAGFSEVTHLEGGIGAWRKAGYPVQA, encoded by the coding sequence ATGAATTTTTTCGGCTTCAACCGTTCCCAATCGTTGCAAACCAACACCCTACAGACGATTGATGCTCAAACTCTGAAACAGTGGTTAGACCAACAAACGGTCATTCTAGTAGACGTGCGGGAAGCGGATGAGTACGCTACAGGGCATATTCCCGGAGCAACTCTGGTGCCTCTGTCTACGTTTGATCCCAAGCAAATTCCTCAGTCTCAAAATCAAAAAATCGTGCTTTATTGCCGTTCAGGACAGCGATCGACCATGGCATCCCAAAAGCTATTAAAGGCTGGCTTTTCAGAAGTGACACACTTAGAGGGTGGCATTGGTGCATGGAGGAAAGCCGGATACCCAGTTCAAGCTTGA
- a CDS encoding helix-turn-helix domain-containing protein, with protein sequence MPTAGKVPQVDMTQQTHPALADYPVLSSDQSGWQGIFFHHYDHPAYESPEHQWRQHIIGIVGRSGHPVESQHRLEGQVQHCYCKPGEMLFVPAGMRYASNWQQAGEFSLLGFSSRFFEQVVRESVHVKQVELIPHIGINDPLVQQVGLALKVDVEAQHPTGRMFGEALATGLVIHLLRQYSVWRPQLASDDKGRLPESQLQRVLDYIHNHLDQDVALEDIANVLSLSQYHFCRLFKQATGVAPYQYLTQRRIERAKQLLLTTKLTITEIAFAVGLSNHSSFTRLFRQYVGVSPKVFRASQ encoded by the coding sequence ATGCCCACAGCAGGTAAAGTGCCACAAGTTGATATGACTCAACAGACTCACCCTGCACTCGCGGATTACCCCGTTTTGTCAAGCGATCAGTCGGGGTGGCAGGGCATCTTCTTCCACCATTATGATCATCCCGCTTATGAAAGCCCAGAGCACCAATGGAGGCAGCACATCATCGGTATTGTCGGGCGGAGTGGACACCCGGTTGAGTCCCAGCATCGATTAGAGGGACAAGTTCAGCACTGTTACTGCAAACCGGGTGAGATGCTGTTTGTCCCTGCTGGCATGCGCTATGCATCAAACTGGCAACAAGCAGGTGAATTTTCTTTGCTAGGATTTTCTTCCAGGTTCTTTGAGCAGGTCGTGCGTGAGTCAGTTCACGTTAAGCAGGTCGAACTCATTCCACACATCGGGATTAATGATCCGTTAGTGCAGCAAGTTGGACTGGCTTTGAAAGTGGATGTTGAGGCACAGCATCCCACAGGTCGAATGTTTGGTGAGGCTTTAGCAACTGGTCTAGTGATTCATCTCCTCAGGCAGTATTCAGTTTGGCGACCTCAATTAGCTTCTGACGATAAAGGTCGTTTGCCTGAGTCTCAGTTGCAAAGAGTGTTGGATTATATTCACAACCACCTCGATCAAGATGTTGCTCTAGAAGATATTGCTAACGTACTGAGTTTGAGTCAATATCATTTCTGTCGTCTATTTAAACAAGCAACGGGAGTGGCTCCCTATCAGTATTTAACTCAGCGTCGCATTGAGCGTGCCAAGCAATTATTACTAACGACTAAACTGACCATCACTGAAATCGCTTTTGCAGTGGGTTTAAGCAATCACAGTTCGTTTACCAGACTCTTCCGCCAATATGTTGGTGTATCGCCCAAGGTCTTTAGAGCATCTCAATAA
- a CDS encoding YybH family protein, which translates to MIDNQALLLKTVEDALAAWNRKDVKAFSEYFTENAEFTDVVGQLMPNRAEIERLHTQPFTTVLKKAQLETKEIRVKAIRSDVASVDIKWETTGHTKPDGTLLPSRYGLLHLVAVETGDCAISKQEMCSKFAVAHNVDYTATYRAREAKAVAK; encoded by the coding sequence ATGATCGACAATCAAGCACTGCTTTTGAAAACTGTAGAAGATGCTTTGGCTGCATGGAATCGTAAGGATGTGAAAGCATTTTCTGAATACTTTACAGAAAATGCTGAATTCACAGACGTGGTTGGGCAATTAATGCCTAATCGTGCAGAGATTGAACGGTTACACACTCAACCCTTTACAACCGTTCTCAAAAAAGCTCAGTTGGAAACAAAAGAGATTAGAGTAAAAGCGATTCGATCGGATGTTGCGTCAGTCGATATCAAGTGGGAAACAACTGGACATACGAAACCGGATGGAACGCTGCTTCCATCACGATATGGTTTGTTACACCTTGTGGCTGTGGAAACGGGTGATTGCGCTATCTCTAAGCAGGAGATGTGCTCGAAATTTGCGGTTGCTCATAATGTAGACTACACGGCAACCTATAGAGCACGGGAGGCAAAAGCGGTTGCCAAATAA
- a CDS encoding DUF2214 family protein: MWGSAVTAYLHYLGFMLAFGALVVESLTLKKDLSLQEAWRVVTADTIYGLSATMVLITGILRVLYFGKGTDYYLSSPVFYTKVGIFIGVSLLSLYPTVSFVSWVKGLRDSKLPDLELPQIQRLSWLIRGELVGFALIPLFAAILARGIRLF, from the coding sequence ATGTGGGGAAGTGCTGTTACAGCGTATTTGCATTATTTAGGCTTCATGCTGGCGTTTGGAGCGTTGGTGGTTGAAAGCTTGACGCTGAAAAAAGATCTCAGCTTACAAGAAGCCTGGAGAGTTGTTACGGCAGATACTATTTATGGTTTGTCGGCAACGATGGTTTTGATTACCGGAATTTTGAGAGTCCTCTACTTTGGGAAAGGCACTGATTACTACCTCAGCAGCCCCGTATTTTACACCAAAGTCGGGATCTTCATTGGGGTCAGTTTGCTGTCTCTCTATCCCACCGTTTCATTTGTCTCTTGGGTGAAAGGATTGCGGGATAGCAAACTTCCTGATTTAGAATTACCGCAAATTCAACGGCTCTCCTGGCTCATCAGGGGAGAGCTAGTCGGGTTTGCCCTGATCCCCCTGTTCGCGGCAATTCTGGCACGAGGAATTCGGCTCTTTTAA
- the petC gene encoding cytochrome b6-f complex iron-sulfur subunit — MDTSLQIESPSLSRRQLLNFITGATVAATAGSALYVAGKFFIPPVEKTGAGGAIVAKDILGNPIPATQILAEEPGSRALVAGVGGEPTYLIVKEDHTLDSIGILDNCTHLGCTFPWNPNDQQFQCPCHGSRYAPDGTVVRGPAPLPLKIFHIAVIDNSILISPWTETDPRTGEKPWWV, encoded by the coding sequence ATGGACACTAGTCTTCAGATCGAAAGTCCATCCCTATCCCGGCGGCAACTCCTCAACTTTATTACTGGAGCTACTGTTGCTGCCACCGCAGGCTCTGCGCTCTATGTGGCTGGCAAATTCTTCATTCCTCCGGTCGAAAAAACAGGGGCAGGAGGAGCCATTGTTGCCAAAGATATTCTGGGTAATCCCATCCCAGCCACACAAATTCTCGCAGAGGAACCAGGAAGCCGCGCGCTAGTTGCAGGTGTGGGCGGTGAACCCACGTACTTAATCGTTAAGGAAGATCACACCCTAGACAGCATTGGGATACTGGATAACTGTACTCACTTAGGCTGTACTTTTCCCTGGAACCCAAACGATCAACAGTTCCAATGCCCCTGTCACGGTTCTCGCTATGCACCAGATGGAACCGTAGTCCGGGGACCGGCTCCCCTCCCGCTCAAAATCTTCCATATTGCCGTCATCGACAACAGCATTTTGATCTCACCCTGGACAGAAACCGATCCACGGACTGGGGAAAAGCCTTGGTGGGTCTAA
- a CDS encoding YgaP family membrane protein, translating to MKTNVGSIDRLIRLLLALVLFYLGLFLYSGSTLGIGLVVAGGVLLVTALIGFCGLYRLLGIHTNQISEQL from the coding sequence ATGAAAACGAATGTGGGTTCCATCGATCGCCTGATCCGCTTACTGTTGGCTTTGGTGCTGTTTTATTTGGGACTGTTCCTCTACAGTGGTTCTACCCTGGGCATCGGGCTAGTGGTTGCGGGTGGTGTCTTACTGGTGACGGCGCTGATCGGCTTTTGCGGTCTTTATCGCCTTCTGGGAATTCATACCAACCAGATCAGTGAGCAACTTTAA
- a CDS encoding Tll0287-like domain-containing protein codes for MQTLYQCVLSLVLIISVSLVSICWHPATASAAPVIPHPNDLAQAVQEIESLDAMRTGLASSLEGSTEAPTMQTMKEVCRPVGMRAIQLSQENGWQVKQIAKKYRNPDHAPGNLHDQIALAKFNQEPELIGFWDRETLDQQIGTRYYRRIDVEASCLACHGLKDRRPQFVKDGYPQDLAYNFQVGDLRGMYAVFIPDDMQKAMQKAVN; via the coding sequence ATGCAAACGTTATACCAGTGTGTTCTGAGCCTTGTTCTGATCATCAGTGTCAGCCTAGTGTCGATCTGTTGGCATCCAGCGACTGCCTCAGCCGCTCCAGTCATTCCTCATCCAAACGATTTGGCACAGGCTGTCCAAGAAATTGAATCCCTGGATGCTATGCGTACTGGGCTAGCCTCTTCTCTGGAAGGCAGTACCGAAGCACCCACGATGCAAACGATGAAAGAAGTCTGTCGTCCGGTCGGAATGCGAGCTATCCAACTCAGCCAAGAGAACGGCTGGCAGGTCAAACAGATTGCTAAGAAATATCGCAATCCAGACCACGCCCCAGGCAACTTGCACGACCAAATTGCGTTGGCAAAATTTAACCAAGAGCCAGAGCTGATTGGTTTTTGGGATCGAGAAACCCTGGATCAACAGATAGGAACCCGCTACTACCGCCGCATTGATGTGGAAGCCAGTTGCCTCGCCTGTCATGGTTTAAAGGATCGCCGCCCGCAGTTTGTCAAAGATGGCTACCCTCAAGATTTAGCGTATAACTTCCAGGTTGGCGACTTGCGAGGTATGTATGCCGTTTTCATTCCCGATGATATGCAAAAAGCAATGCAAAAAGCTGTTAATTAA
- a CDS encoding DUF3122 domain-containing protein has protein sequence MLVWALTINLAIAPSQAAIRQLEEAPGQMVYQSRQTLKDQQGGSWQAIAFKRIRPDDTAVIYLRLVGFPGTAEIDHSQPLTLTDSMGKTLTAADVSHDMFTDKAQMEPDVGQYDLQPILMQLELAMPLRLTLATLDQPEIILNVSPDVVGEWQSLTVQK, from the coding sequence ATGCTAGTCTGGGCGCTCACGATTAATCTGGCGATCGCCCCGTCTCAAGCTGCTATTCGCCAGTTAGAAGAAGCCCCAGGGCAGATGGTCTACCAGTCTCGCCAAACCCTCAAAGATCAGCAGGGCGGTAGTTGGCAAGCGATCGCCTTCAAGCGCATTCGCCCCGATGACACAGCCGTGATCTACTTGCGTCTCGTTGGGTTTCCAGGCACCGCAGAAATTGATCATTCGCAGCCGTTAACGCTCACCGACTCAATGGGCAAAACGTTGACCGCCGCAGATGTATCCCACGATATGTTTACGGATAAAGCCCAGATGGAACCTGATGTCGGACAGTATGATCTACAGCCGATCTTGATGCAGCTAGAGTTAGCGATGCCGCTACGGCTCACCCTTGCCACCCTCGACCAGCCAGAGATCATCCTCAATGTTTCTCCTGATGTGGTTGGAGAATGGCAATCGCTGACTGTTCAGAAGTAG
- a CDS encoding DUF4079 domain-containing protein, translated as MSSDSLAALKPYLSFFHPITMWILLVVALYAMYLGVQVRRARLADGELKKELVKGRFAIRHHQIGSILLALMVIGAIGGITVTYLNNGKIVIGPHLFAGLGMVGLVSTSAALVPFMQKHDWVRSIHVSLNLILLGLFGWQAVTGVQIVQKIVSKMMTNGVG; from the coding sequence ATGAGTTCAGACAGTCTAGCCGCTCTCAAGCCCTATCTCAGTTTCTTCCACCCGATTACGATGTGGATCTTGTTGGTGGTTGCGCTCTACGCGATGTATTTGGGTGTGCAAGTTCGGCGGGCGCGGTTGGCAGACGGCGAACTCAAGAAAGAACTGGTGAAGGGTCGGTTCGCGATTCGCCATCACCAAATTGGCTCCATCCTCCTGGCACTGATGGTGATAGGAGCGATCGGAGGCATCACCGTGACTTACCTCAACAACGGCAAAATTGTGATTGGTCCCCACCTGTTTGCAGGGTTAGGAATGGTGGGGTTGGTTTCCACGTCTGCGGCGTTGGTGCCCTTTATGCAAAAGCATGACTGGGTTCGCAGCATCCACGTTTCATTAAACCTGATTCTGCTGGGACTATTTGGCTGGCAAGCCGTGACAGGTGTGCAAATTGTACAAAAGATTGTCAGCAAGATGATGACGAATGGTGTAGGTTGA
- a CDS encoding rhodanese-like domain-containing protein codes for MRFKQSIQTIVLGFALWVCLLFGAGQTPIMAATLNAAAGSVSQERIQTLPEAVLTLESGVDHFLTAMPAGYYTIANVEGLKSLLENDQPLLVDVREPSEYQSGHIPDAINIPLRTLTHNLDKVPRDRPVVLYCSTGYRSAMGVMTLHLFGYDNVRGFPPSFAGWKTAGEAIAKA; via the coding sequence ATGCGATTCAAGCAGTCAATTCAGACGATAGTGCTGGGATTCGCCCTCTGGGTTTGTCTTTTGTTTGGTGCTGGGCAAACCCCGATCATGGCAGCAACGCTCAACGCGGCGGCTGGATCGGTCTCTCAGGAACGGATACAAACTCTGCCTGAAGCAGTCCTAACTCTAGAATCAGGAGTCGATCACTTTCTCACAGCAATGCCAGCAGGCTATTACACGATCGCCAATGTCGAAGGCTTAAAAAGTCTGTTGGAGAACGATCAGCCCCTGTTAGTAGATGTGCGTGAACCATCTGAATATCAGTCTGGACATATTCCTGATGCCATCAACATTCCGCTCCGAACCTTAACTCATAATCTGGATAAAGTCCCGCGCGATCGCCCCGTAGTGTTGTACTGCTCAACGGGCTATCGATCGGCAATGGGAGTAATGACCTTACACCTGTTCGGCTATGATAATGTCCGGGGTTTTCCGCCAAGTTTTGCAGGCTGGAAAACCGCCGGAGAGGCGATCGCTAAAGCCTGA
- a CDS encoding NAD(P)H-dependent flavin oxidoreductase: MPSLPSLQIGQHRARYPIIQGGMGIRISGAQLAAAVANAGGIGIISAVALGLNSPYFDITQPNARKRREQFFEANRLALIDEIRKARTLSPNGILGINAMVVAQDYETLVRTAAEEGVNLIISGAGLPLPLPEYAAAHPEVALVPIVSSTRAARIMCRKWERQYGRLPDAFVVENPNSAGGHLGAKLDELGDRALEAEHVIPELVAYLQQKVGQAIPVIAAGGVWDRADIDRMLALGASGVQIGTRFITTDECDAVIRYKEFHLHAKPDDVVIISSPVGMPGRALRNAFVEKAIAGSPDLEKRCLFNCLHACKCRDEQQYYCIVQALDKAARGDIENGLIFSGSNAGRAKHMMPVAELMAELVA; encoded by the coding sequence ATGCCATCATTACCATCGCTTCAAATTGGTCAACATCGTGCCCGCTATCCTATCATTCAGGGAGGCATGGGCATCCGCATCTCTGGAGCACAGCTTGCCGCTGCCGTTGCCAATGCAGGTGGGATTGGCATCATATCCGCTGTTGCTCTAGGACTAAACTCACCCTACTTTGATATCACCCAGCCGAATGCTCGCAAACGTAGGGAGCAGTTTTTTGAGGCCAATCGGCTGGCGTTGATTGATGAAATTAGAAAAGCACGAACGTTAAGCCCGAATGGGATTCTGGGCATCAATGCGATGGTCGTTGCCCAAGATTATGAAACGTTGGTGCGGACAGCGGCTGAAGAAGGGGTCAATCTGATTATTTCAGGCGCAGGCTTGCCGCTGCCATTGCCGGAATATGCCGCAGCACATCCAGAAGTGGCACTGGTGCCGATCGTCTCCAGTACTCGTGCGGCGCGCATTATGTGCCGCAAGTGGGAGCGGCAATACGGACGGCTGCCGGATGCGTTTGTGGTGGAAAATCCCAACTCGGCAGGAGGGCATCTGGGGGCTAAATTAGATGAACTGGGCGATCGCGCTTTAGAGGCTGAACATGTCATCCCAGAATTGGTAGCCTATCTCCAACAAAAAGTCGGTCAAGCTATTCCAGTGATTGCGGCTGGCGGGGTGTGGGATCGTGCCGATATTGATCGGATGCTGGCCTTAGGAGCTAGCGGCGTACAGATTGGCACTCGTTTCATCACTACCGATGAATGTGATGCCGTTATCCGTTACAAAGAGTTTCATCTCCATGCCAAACCAGACGATGTGGTGATTATTTCCAGCCCAGTCGGAATGCCAGGACGAGCGTTACGCAATGCGTTCGTGGAGAAGGCGATCGCAGGTTCCCCTGATTTGGAAAAACGGTGTTTGTTCAATTGTCTCCATGCCTGCAAATGCCGCGATGAACAGCAATACTACTGCATTGTTCAAGCCTTGGATAAAGCCGCACGGGGGGATATCGAAAATGGGCTGATTTTTTCGGGTAGCAATGCTGGACGTGCCAAACACATGATGCCCGTTGCTGAGCTGATGGCAGAGTTAGTTGCCTGA
- a CDS encoding NUDIX domain-containing protein, which produces MAKRQLNPEQPWRVRDRFLELHSRWMTLIGEHLQDHQGEILEYWRIEKADSVIVLPIQDGQFLLPPPSYRPGLGQVTLDFPGGRVLEEQTPEQAAIATLKRELGIEAANITQLIPLNTEGWAVNSSFSNQKLYGFVAHIHSLSPPLPNTIATTYPVSAAGVHQLLQNLNCLQCRAVLLEWAMPNLSFQPVITVQNSEQCEF; this is translated from the coding sequence ATGGCTAAAAGGCAGCTTAACCCTGAGCAACCCTGGCGAGTGCGCGATCGCTTCTTGGAACTGCATTCGCGTTGGATGACGTTGATTGGCGAACACCTACAAGACCATCAGGGGGAGATCCTGGAATACTGGCGGATTGAGAAGGCAGATTCCGTGATTGTTTTGCCGATTCAGGACGGTCAATTTTTGCTTCCGCCTCCAAGCTATCGTCCTGGACTTGGGCAGGTGACATTGGATTTTCCAGGTGGTCGAGTGTTAGAGGAACAAACGCCTGAACAGGCAGCGATCGCAACCTTAAAGCGAGAATTAGGGATTGAAGCAGCGAATATCACTCAATTAATTCCTTTAAATACCGAAGGTTGGGCAGTAAACAGTTCCTTTTCCAACCAGAAACTGTATGGTTTCGTAGCTCATATCCATAGCCTCTCACCCCCCCTGCCCAACACTATTGCAACCACTTACCCCGTCAGTGCCGCAGGCGTTCATCAGTTGCTTCAAAACCTCAACTGCTTGCAGTGTCGTGCCGTGCTACTGGAATGGGCAATGCCGAACTTGTCTTTTCAGCCAGTAATAACTGTTCAAAACTCTGAGCAATGCGAGTTTTGA
- the cysK gene encoding cysteine synthase A, with protein sequence MNIYKNITEITGHTPLVKLQRLPQQFGCVAEIVLKLEGMNPAKSVKDRIAVSMMLEAERAGLIQPGISTIVEATSGNTGIGLAMVCAARGYRLILTMPDNMSQERRQIVQAYGAEIILTPAADDMQGAIAYASRLLTTLPHAFSPHQFSNPANPKIHYDTTGPEIWQDTEGQLAALVLGVGTGGTLTGAGRYLKQQNPSLQIVAVEPANSAVLSGKPAGEHNLQGIGAGFIPDVLRVDLIDEIVIVTEAHAYETGRQLAQVEGIMSGISTGAAVYVGLHIGQRSHYQDQRIVIIQPSAGERYLSTAMWHEISTENASQKPPAALSHG encoded by the coding sequence ATGAACATTTATAAAAACATTACTGAAATCACTGGTCACACACCACTGGTCAAGCTCCAACGCTTACCCCAGCAGTTTGGCTGTGTCGCCGAAATTGTGCTGAAGCTAGAAGGCATGAATCCGGCCAAGTCCGTCAAAGATCGGATTGCTGTCAGCATGATGCTTGAAGCAGAACGAGCCGGACTGATTCAACCCGGAATTTCGACGATCGTGGAGGCAACTTCCGGGAATACGGGCATTGGGTTAGCGATGGTATGTGCCGCCAGGGGCTATCGCCTGATTTTGACGATGCCAGACAATATGAGCCAGGAACGACGGCAAATTGTGCAGGCGTATGGAGCAGAGATCATCTTGACTCCCGCCGCCGATGATATGCAAGGGGCGATCGCCTATGCAAGTCGGCTACTCACCACACTGCCCCACGCCTTTTCACCCCATCAGTTCAGCAATCCTGCCAATCCCAAAATCCATTACGACACCACTGGACCCGAAATCTGGCAGGACACTGAGGGACAACTCGCTGCATTGGTATTGGGGGTGGGGACGGGCGGTACTCTCACGGGCGCTGGACGCTATCTCAAACAACAAAATCCCAGCCTCCAAATTGTTGCGGTTGAACCTGCAAACAGTGCGGTGCTGAGTGGCAAGCCTGCGGGCGAACATAATTTACAAGGCATTGGTGCAGGGTTTATACCAGATGTCTTGCGAGTGGATTTGATTGATGAAATTGTCATCGTTACCGAAGCGCACGCCTATGAGACAGGACGACAATTGGCGCAAGTAGAAGGCATCATGAGCGGTATTTCAACGGGTGCAGCGGTTTATGTGGGGTTACACATCGGGCAGCGATCGCACTACCAGGATCAACGGATTGTGATCATTCAACCCAGTGCAGGAGAACGCTATCTCAGCACGGCAATGTGGCACGAAATTAGCACAGAGAATGCTTCACAAAAACCTCCCGCTGCCTTGAGTCATGGCTAA